DNA from Acidobacteriota bacterium:
CTGGGGCTGCTCTCACTGCTGACAACGGTTCGTCAGCCCTTATGATTATCTGAACCGCCGGATACGGAACCGTACGTCCGGTGGTGTGGGAGGACGGGGGCCGTGAGGCCCCCTCCTACCCGATCCCGGTGAAACCTTGCCCGCGCCGAAGCATCCAATACAGGGACCGCGGATCGGGTTCCGGCCCCGTCGCGGAGAAAGGGGTGCTTATGAGCAAATCCATGTTTCCGGCGGTTCTGGTCGTCCTCCTGTTCCTGGCCCCGGCGGCGGCCCCGGCCCAGGACACTGCCAAAGCCGAAGTCTTCGGCGGCTACTCCTACCTGCGGGCCGATCCGAGCGATATGAGCCTTCACGGCTGGAACGCCGCGGCGACGGTCAACATTTCGGAATGGTTCGGGATCACCGGGGATTTCAGCGGCCACTACGGCTCCCCCTCGGTGCGCGGCTTCGAGATCCCCTATCTCGACGTCAATTCCCACACCTTCATGGTGGGCCCGAAGGTGACCTGGCGGGCGGAGACGGTCGCCCCCTTCGCCCATTTCCTGATCGGCGCCAGCCGCGTCAGCACAAGCGCCTTCGGTTACGGGGATTCGGCCACGGCCCTGGCGGCCGCCATCGGCGGGGGCCTCGACGTCCGGCTGACCCCGTCCCTTTCGTTGCGCGCCGTCCAGGTGGACTACCTCATGACGCGCCACGACGCCGGCCCGCAGATCTTCTTCAGCGGGATCGACGACCGCCAGGACAACCTGCGGATTTCCGCCGGCCTGGTGTTTCACTTCGGCGACTGACCCCGGCGGGCGGTTCCGGTCCCTTCAGGGTTTGGCGGAGACCCGGGGCCGCCCGATCAGGGAATCCAGGGCGAAGATCCCCGAGCCCTGCGTCGAGATGTAGAGGAAGAGAAAGCAGTACAGCGCCGCCAGTTCCCCCCCGTTGAGGATGGGCCAGAACCCCCTGCCGGCGTGGGCGATGAAATAGGCCGCCGCCATCTGGCCGCTCGCGACAAAGGCCGCATACCCCGTCCAGAGGCCGGCCGCCACCAGGACCCCGCCGGCGAATTCGATGACGCCGGCCGCCAGCATCATCGGGTCGCCCCCCCAGCCCTGCCCCCCGAGCGCCCCGAACAGCTTCTGGGCCCCATGACACGCGTAAAGAATCCCCGCCACGATGCGCAGGAGCGCGTACGACAGCTTTGAATATTTGCCCATCCAGCGTTCCATAGTCCCCCTCCCGGATTTTGAGTGTGGCTGAACTGAACCTGATTGTGGTTGGCCCCATTATACTTCGGGGGGCCCCGGGGAATCCACGCAGGAAATGCCGGGGGGGGGCGGGAGTCAGCGGGAGGCCTCGGGGTGGAGACGGGAGATGTATCGCTGGATCTCCCCCAGCCGCCGGGCGTGCGTTTCCGGGGAGTCCCCTTCGGGATGGAAACGGTAGGTCCTGCCCTCGGTCCGGATAACGATCTTCCCGTCCTCGATGCGGCAGGTATAGGCCGATCTTCCGGCGCTGAACCGGCACTCCTTCTTCCCTCCGAGGTAGGAAAGGGTGTCGGAGGTGAGCCGGAGCCTCCCGCCGCAGCTGCCGAAGCGGTGGTCGTGAATCACCGGGAAGCTGTAATCGGCCGGCGGGGCCTCCTCCTTTGGGGCGGCCGGCGGCGGTGCTTCCGCCCTTGCCTGGGCCTGGATCCCCGGGCCGGGCGCACCCGGCTCGACCGCCAGGGTCGCAACCGGAGCGGGTGGGGCCTTGTCGGGGCCGCCCCCCAGGTACCCCATGCCGAGCAGGACCAGGGCGGCAAGCGCCGCAAGGCCCCATTTGATGTTCCATCGCCCCCCTCCCCGGCGTCGCCCGGGCGCCCCTTCCCGGCGGGCGGCGGGAAGCGCGCGCTCCTCCACGCCGATCGTGCCCCCTTCGAGCAGGGCGGCGGCCGCCTCCCTTTCGACCGGGCGCGAAAAGAGAAAACCCTGGCCGTACCCGCACCCGAGCGACCGCACCCGCTCGAGCAGCGCCGGGGTCTCGATCCCCTCGGCGATGACCCCGAGGCCCAGCCTCCCGGCCAGTCCGCTGATGCTGCGCACGACTTCGAGCATGTCCCCGCCGCTTTCGGTTCCCCTGACGAAGGAAGGATCGATCTTGAGAAAATCGAGCGGGAGCCCGCACAGGCGGGAGAGGGAGGAATGCCCGGTTCCGAAGTCGTCGATGGCGACGCGCACCCCCGCGAGGCGCAACTGCATGAGAATCCGGACGGCGGCCTGGGTGTTTTCCATGATCCCGCTTTCGGTCACCTCGAGCACGAGGCCGTCGCCGGCGTACGCCTCATCCCGCAGGATGTCGGCCGCTTCCCTGACGAAAGACTCCCCCCTGAGCTGGGCCGGGGACACGTTGACCGAAACCCACACTCCGCCCGCCCCCGGAGCGCTTTTCCTCCAGGCCTTCACCTGGCGGCAAGCCTCCCGCAGCACCCCGAGCCCGATGGGACCGATCAGGCCCGTCCGCTCGGCGACCGGGATGAATTCGGCGGGGGACACCTCCCCCCGCTCCGGGTGGCGCCAGCGGAGCAGGGCCTCGAAACCGGCGATCCGGCTCGACGACAGGTCGACGATCGGCTGGTAGACGACCCGGAGCTCCCCCTCCCCGAGCGCGCGTCGAAGGTCCGATTGGAGGGCGCGCTCCCGGCGCGCCGCCTCCAGGCCGGCGGTGTCGAAAAATTCGGCCCGCCCGCCGCCGAGGGAACGGGCCCGGTGAAGGGCCGTGTCCGCGTCGCGCAGCATATCCTCCGGATTTTCGTACCCGCTGGCGCTCACCGCGGTTCCCGCGCTGACGGCTGCGAAGATTTCCCGGTCCCCCACCCTGAAGGGCTCCGCCATCTCACCCAGCAGGCGGTCGGCCACCGCCTGTGCTTCGTCCGCGCCGCCGAGGCCCTCCAGCAGGATCAGGAACTCTCCCGCTCCCGCGTGCGCGATCGCATGGTCCCGGCCGGAGGAGGAAGGCCGGTACCCCGCTTTCATGCGCGTCTCCAGGCGGCGCGCCGCGGCCGACACCAGGGCCCCGCCGGTTTCCGAAGGGCCTTCTGCGGCTTCCGGCCGGTCGATGGCCAGGAGTATCACGGCAAAGACGAATGCGGGATCCCTCTGCGAAGCCAGCAGGGAACGAGCCGCCCGGTCGAGAAAAAAAGAGCGGCCGGCCAAGCCGGTCTCCGGATCGACCGCGACCGACGCGGTGATGTCCGTGTGGGCTCCCGCGACCCGGACCGCCCGGCCGTCGGGGTCCCGCGTGATGATTCCCGTGCAGGACACCCGGCGGCGGGATCCGTCGGCATGGAGAAGGCGGTGCTCCAGTTCAAACCTTCCGCATCTCTCCTTGAGCCGCGCGTCGATGGCGCTCCGGACCGCCTCGCGCTCATCCGGGGGGATGCGGCCGAACCATTCCTCCGGCGAGCTGCCGCAGGAGCCTTCACCTCCCACGAGCGCCTGCCAGCGGGGGGAGAAATGGATGCGGCCGGCCGGGAGGTCCCAGTCCCAGAGGCCTTCGTTCCCCTTCTCCACCACCCATGAGAATCTGTCCATGCTCCCGTCCCGATCGCGGACGCACTCCCGCCCACCCTGTCTTCATCGGTCGGTTCGCCGAGGAGATTAGAGGATCCAGCCGGGGTTGCGCGCCTGCCGCCTGGCGGCCAGGGCGCGGAGCCGGTCCTCGAGTCCCCGCGCCATGTAGAAGCGGGGGTGGAGCAGTTCGGCTTCGGAGGCTATCACCCCCTCCCCGAGCGCGACGCGCGCAAGCTCGGTGCCGGGGTAGATGCGCACCCCGATCGTGATCTTCAGGGCCTCCAGTTCGAGGGACTCGGCGAAATCGAAGCTCTCCCGGGCGGTCTCCTCGGTTTCGCCGGGACCGCCCAGGAGCAAAAAGCCCATCCGGCCGATTCCGGCCCGCCTCAGCCGTTCGGCCGCGAGGCGGACATCCCCGGGATCGAAAGGTTTGCGCATCCCTCCGAGCAACGCGGCCGACCCGCTCTCGAACCCCAGGCTGACCTCCCGGCATCCGGCCCGCGCCATCAGCCCGGCCAGTTCCGCGCTGACGACCGTGGGAACGAGGATGCAGCGCCAGTCGATGTCGAGGTGGGCATCGAGGATGGCGCCGCAGAGCCCGGCGGCGTACTCGGCAGGGAGGTTGAAGGTGTTGTCGACGAAGTAAAAGCGCCGAAACCCCTCGGCCGCCCAGCGCGCCATCCATTCGGCCACGGCCTCCGGGGAGCGCCGGCGCACCACCTTCCCCTCGATCAGGGGGGTCGAACAGTAGCTGCAGCCGACGGGGCAGCCGCGCCGGCTCTGGACAGGAACCGGGGCATCCACGGCGCCGGCAAGGGAGCGTGCCAGCAGGTGCGGATCCGGCAGCGGCAGGTCATCGAGGTTCGAAACATAGGCGCACGGCGCGGTCCCGGTGCCCTGCGCCCGGTAGAGCCCCGGAAGGGTGCCCGGGTCCTTGCCCGCCTCGATCCGCGCGAGCAGCTCGGGGAATACGCTCTCCCCTTCCCCCGCAATCCCCATGTCGGCGCCCACGTAATCGAGGATGGGCCGCGGCAGGATGCTGAAGCCGGCCCCGCCGAGAATGACCGGGGCCGCCGAGGACTCCCGGCAGCGGGCGACGGCCTCGCGCGCCTGGTCGAGGAGGAAGCGGGGACGGCGCATGCTCTGGTCGTCGATGTTGCGCACGCTGACGCCGATGGCGTCCGGGCGAAAGTTTCCGATCACGTCCTCGAGCGCGAGCCGGGGCTCCGGCTCGATCATCAGGTCGAGAATCCTGGTCTCATGCCCCGCACCCGCGGCGGAGGCGGCGACGCAAGCCAGCCCGAGGGCGGGCACGCGCATATCCCCGTCCTCGCGATTAGCCGAAATCAGCAGCACCCGCATGATGCCCTCCGCGGCAAAGGTCCCGGGACCCCGGGTCTTTCTTCAACATAACAAAAAAAGCCCTTGCGGCGCAAACGCCCTCTCTGGTATCAATATGATATCAAACTGATACCAGAGGAAAAAACCATGGCCACCGAAACAAATGACTGGAATGCCGAGAACATCGTCAGGGTCCACAACGGCTGGACGGCCCTTGTCCTGCTGCTGGGCCTGCTGGTCGCGGATATCGCGCTCTTCGTCTACTGCGCCGGCGAGGGGAGCCGGGGATATTCCCATCCCCTGCTCACCATCCTGTCCGTGCTGATGTTCCCCGTCCTGCTCGTCCTCCTGACGGGGCTCTTCACCCTGCAGCCGAACCAGGCCCGCGTCCTGGTGCTGTTCGGCAAATACCGCGGGAGCGTGCGCGAAAGCGGTTTCCACTGGGGCAATCCCTTCTATTCCAACGGGACCGGCCGGATGGCGGAGATGACGAAGCAGATGGAGGCGGCGAAAGCCGGGGGCCCGCCGCACAAAAAGAGCCTCGGCCGGAACAAGATCTCCCTGCGCGCGCGGACCATCAACGGGGAGAAACTGAAGGTGAACGACCGGCGCGGCAACCCGATCGAGATCGCCGCCGTGATCGTCTGGCGCGTCCGGGACACGGCCCAGGCGGTGTTCGACGTGGACGACTACGAGCTCTACGTCGAGACCCAGAGCGAGTCCGCCCTGCGCCACCTGGCGAGCCAGTATTCCTACGACCACGGGGAGGAGGACGAGATCACGCTGCGGAGCAACGCGGACGAAGTTTCCGCGGCGCTGAAGAAGGAGCTCGAGGAGCGCCTCGGCCGCGCCGGGGTGTCGGTGGAGGAGGCCCGGCTCACCCACCTGGCCTACGCCCCCGAGATCGCCCAGGCAATGCTGCGCCGGCAGCAGGCGGAGGCCATCATCGCCGCGCGCCAGAAGATCGTGCACGGGGCCGTCAGCATGGTGGATATGGCCCTGCGGGATCTGGCCGAAAAACAGGTGCTCCACCTCGACGACGAGCGGAAGGCGGCCATGGTCAGCAACCTGATGGTCGTGCTCTGCGGTGAATCCGAGGTGCATCCCGTGGTCAACACCGGCACGCTCTACACCTGATCCGGAACGGGAATGATGGACAAGAGAAAGTCGTTTCTCCTGAGAATGGACCCGGAGCTGTGGGCCGAGGTGGAAGCCTGGGCCGCGGCCGAACTGCGCAGCGTCAACGGACAGGTCGAATACCTGCTCCGGCAGGCCGTGGCGCGGCGCAGAGGGGCCGTCCCGGATCCGGGCCCCGCCCGGTCCGACACGGGGAGCGCTCGCGGGAAGCAGCGCGGCCCGTGAAAAGGGGGGTGCCGAAAGAAACCGCGAGGGGATATACTGGGGTCGATCCCCCGGAGCGCGGACACGAGATGAAAAGGATACGCATACACCCGGAAAACCCCCAGGCGCGGCTGCTCGGACCCGCCATCGACTCCCTCCGCGGCGGCGGCCTGGTCGTCTACCCGACCGATTCGGTCTACGGCCTCGGCTGCGACCTCCACGACAAGAACGCGGTCGAAAAGATCTACCGCATCAAGGGGAACGACAAGCGGAAGATCCTGAGCTTCATCTGCCGTGACCTGAAAAACATCGCCGAATACGCCTATGTCCCGAACGAGGCCTACAAGGTGATGCGCCATCTCCTGCCCGGCCCCTATACGTTCCTCCTCGGCGCCACCCGGCAGGTGCCCAGGATCCTCCTGGAAAAACGGAAGACCGTCGGCATCCGGGTTCCGGACCACCCGGTCTGCCGGGCGCTGCTCGACGGCCTGGGGCACCCGGTCATCAGCACCAGCGCGTCCCTCCCCGGCGGCTCCTACCTCTCCGATCCCGATGAAATCGAAACCGCCTTCGGCCACCTGGTCGATGTTTTCCTCGACACCGGGCCGGGCGGGCTGGAGCCTTCGACCATCATAGATTTCACGGGCGACCGGCCCGTCATCGTCCGCCAGGGGCTGGGCAAAATCTGACGATTGTTTCCAGCCTGCCCCCCAACCGGGAGAAAGGGTGCACCATGAACGACCCCGCATCGACACACTCGCCTCTGGAGCTCGGTGACGAAGAGCTCGCCGGGTACATCGCCGGCCTGCTCGAACGCATCATCGTCCACTACTCCATCTGGTTTTCCGAGGTACGGCACCAGCTCGGCATGGAAAAGGCCCTCGCGGTCCTGGAGGAGGCCGGTCCCCGGAGCCTGAAGATCCAGCTGGCCAGGCTGGCCCGGACTCTCGGGTTCGCACTCAAGAACGACCTGCCCGCGGCCATGGTCGACCTTCCGCGCGAGTCCCTGGTGGCGCTCGTGAAGAGCGTGTCCACGAACTGGCTCGCCAACGACGGCGTCTGGTTCCAGGCGGTGGAAGGCACCCACGGCATGACCGACGCCAAGCGCTGCAACGACTCCGCCTGGGCGCAGTTCTCACCCTACGAGGCATGGACCGTCAGGAAATTCCTCCGCCTGCCCGGGCGGCCGGGACTCGAGGGGCTGAAAAAAGCCCTCGGCTTCCGGCTGTACGCGAACGTCAACGTCCAGTCGATCGTCGACGAGTCCCCCGAATCCTTCCTGTTTTATATGAACGATTGCCGGGTGCAGTCGGCCCGCCGGCGCAAGGGCCTGCCCGATTACGCCTGCAAATCGGGCGGGATCGTGGAATACGGGTATTTCGCGCGCGGCATCGACGACCGCATCGTAACCGAGTGCATCGGCTGCCCGCCGGACCCGCACCCGGAGGGATGGTATTGTGCCTGGCGCTTCAGCCTCCCGGCCGCGAAATAAGAGTGCATCTTCCGGCCGCCTGGTCTATATTCGCCCCGGGGAACAACCATCCGGCCGCGCAGCCGAAAAAACCATTTAGGAGGGTCCATGATCCGAATCGTCGCCGCATTCGTCCTGTTGTCCGGCCTGTGGTTGCCGGGGCTGCAATCCGCCCTGTCGGCCGAATCGTGCACGCGTCCGAGCCTCGAACAAACCGCGGACCTTTACCTCCAGGCCCTGAAGCGGGGGGCCCCGTCGCTCCTGCCGCTGGCCCCGGGGGCGACATACATCGAAAACCGGAAGGCCACCCCCTTCGGGGAGGGGATCTGGGGTTCGCCCCTCGAGGTGGATTTCAGCCGCAGCCTGCTGGACGTCGACATCTGCGAGACCTTCACCGAAATCATCAGCGCGAAAACGGACCACCCCTACGTCATCGGGACCCGGCTCAAGGTGGTCGACGGCGCCATCGCGGAAGTGGAAAGCCTCGTCAGCGACAGGGACGACTGGCTTTTTGACGCCGACAGCTATCTCAAATACTCGTCGACCGAAAAATGGGACATCCTCCCCCCGGAGACGCGCAGCGACCGGCAGACCCTGATCCGCGTCGCCAGCGACTATTTCGATATCTTCGAGGACTACGCCGCCTTCGACCGGGTTCCCTGGGGCATCCCCTGCGTGCGCATCGAGGGGGGCGCGTACACCAACCCCAAAAACGAGCCGAACCCCTCCTGTACCGCCGGGGTACCCAAGGGCGGGGGGGTGCCCATGACCAACAGGCGCTACATCGTCGACGAGCTTCTGGGGGCCGTCATGGGGCAGGTGGACTTCGGAGGGCCCAAGGGCCTCCCCGACGCCCACACCTTCCGGCTGGAAGACGGAAAACTCCGCTACGTCCACGTGATCACGCTCTGTCCCGACGGCTGCCCCGTGATCCCCCCGCCGGAGGACATGCCCCGACCGTAGGCATGCTACACTCTCCCCTGGAGGAGGAACGACCATGGAAAAGACCGCCGAAGAAGTTCTGAAGACAGCCATCCTGCTCGAACACCGGGGGAGGGCGTTTTACTCCACCGCAGCCCGCGAGACCCGCAGCGAGGCGGTCCGCGAGTTTTTCACCATGATGGCCGAGGAGGAGGGCCGGCACATCGAGTTCCTCTCCGGGCAATTCGCCGAATTCGCCAAAAGCGGGAAATTCGGGCCCGGCACCCTCGAGACGCCGGGACAGGACGCCTCGGCGGCGGCGATCCTGAGCGAAAAGATTCAGAAGGAGATTTCCGCGGCGGGGTTCGAGGCCGCCGCCATTTCCGCCGCCATCGGCTTCGAGAACCGCGCCGTCGAGGTCTACCAGCAGAGAGCCTCGAGCGCCGCCGATCCTCACGAGAGGGCGGCCTACCAGGCCCTCGCCGACTGGGAGCGCACCCACATTCACATGCTGCACCGGATCGACGAGGACCTCAAGCGGCAGGTCTGGCAGGACAATAACTTCTGGCCCTTCTAGCCTGCGGTCAACGCACTTCGATCGACGAGGTCCTGTCGTTGAAGCCCTCCAGCCCGGGTGCGTCCGACGTGACCCGCCGCTCTGAGCCCCGGAAATTCGAATCATGGTAGAGGGTCACCCGGGCCCTGCCGTAAATGCGGACCGAGGAGATCCTGTCGTTGTAGCCGTCGCCGACATACT
Protein-coding regions in this window:
- a CDS encoding EAL domain-containing protein; its protein translation is MDRFSWVVEKGNEGLWDWDLPAGRIHFSPRWQALVGGEGSCGSSPEEWFGRIPPDEREAVRSAIDARLKERCGRFELEHRLLHADGSRRRVSCTGIITRDPDGRAVRVAGAHTDITASVAVDPETGLAGRSFFLDRAARSLLASQRDPAFVFAVILLAIDRPEAAEGPSETGGALVSAAARRLETRMKAGYRPSSSGRDHAIAHAGAGEFLILLEGLGGADEAQAVADRLLGEMAEPFRVGDREIFAAVSAGTAVSASGYENPEDMLRDADTALHRARSLGGGRAEFFDTAGLEAARRERALQSDLRRALGEGELRVVYQPIVDLSSSRIAGFEALLRWRHPERGEVSPAEFIPVAERTGLIGPIGLGVLREACRQVKAWRKSAPGAGGVWVSVNVSPAQLRGESFVREAADILRDEAYAGDGLVLEVTESGIMENTQAAVRILMQLRLAGVRVAIDDFGTGHSSLSRLCGLPLDFLKIDPSFVRGTESGGDMLEVVRSISGLAGRLGLGVIAEGIETPALLERVRSLGCGYGQGFLFSRPVEREAAAALLEGGTIGVEERALPAARREGAPGRRRGGGRWNIKWGLAALAALVLLGMGYLGGGPDKAPPAPVATLAVEPGAPGPGIQAQARAEAPPPAAPKEEAPPADYSFPVIHDHRFGSCGGRLRLTSDTLSYLGGKKECRFSAGRSAYTCRIEDGKIVIRTEGRTYRFHPEGDSPETHARRLGEIQRYISRLHPEASR
- a CDS encoding cytosolic protein is translated as MNDPASTHSPLELGDEELAGYIAGLLERIIVHYSIWFSEVRHQLGMEKALAVLEEAGPRSLKIQLARLARTLGFALKNDLPAAMVDLPRESLVALVKSVSTNWLANDGVWFQAVEGTHGMTDAKRCNDSAWAQFSPYEAWTVRKFLRLPGRPGLEGLKKALGFRLYANVNVQSIVDESPESFLFYMNDCRVQSARRRKGLPDYACKSGGIVEYGYFARGIDDRIVTECIGCPPDPHPEGWYCAWRFSLPAAK
- a CDS encoding DoxX family protein, translating into MERWMGKYSKLSYALLRIVAGILYACHGAQKLFGALGGQGWGGDPMMLAAGVIEFAGGVLVAAGLWTGYAAFVASGQMAAAYFIAHAGRGFWPILNGGELAALYCFLFLYISTQGSGIFALDSLIGRPRVSAKP
- a CDS encoding SPFH domain-containing protein; this encodes MATETNDWNAENIVRVHNGWTALVLLLGLLVADIALFVYCAGEGSRGYSHPLLTILSVLMFPVLLVLLTGLFTLQPNQARVLVLFGKYRGSVRESGFHWGNPFYSNGTGRMAEMTKQMEAAKAGGPPHKKSLGRNKISLRARTINGEKLKVNDRRGNPIEIAAVIVWRVRDTAQAVFDVDDYELYVETQSESALRHLASQYSYDHGEEDEITLRSNADEVSAALKKELEERLGRAGVSVEEARLTHLAYAPEIAQAMLRRQQAEAIIAARQKIVHGAVSMVDMALRDLAEKQVLHLDDERKAAMVSNLMVVLCGESEVHPVVNTGTLYT
- a CDS encoding threonylcarbamoyl-AMP synthase, with the translated sequence MKRIRIHPENPQARLLGPAIDSLRGGGLVVYPTDSVYGLGCDLHDKNAVEKIYRIKGNDKRKILSFICRDLKNIAEYAYVPNEAYKVMRHLLPGPYTFLLGATRQVPRILLEKRKTVGIRVPDHPVCRALLDGLGHPVISTSASLPGGSYLSDPDEIETAFGHLVDVFLDTGPGGLEPSTIIDFTGDRPVIVRQGLGKI
- a CDS encoding radical SAM protein translates to MRVLLISANREDGDMRVPALGLACVAASAAGAGHETRILDLMIEPEPRLALEDVIGNFRPDAIGVSVRNIDDQSMRRPRFLLDQAREAVARCRESSAAPVILGGAGFSILPRPILDYVGADMGIAGEGESVFPELLARIEAGKDPGTLPGLYRAQGTGTAPCAYVSNLDDLPLPDPHLLARSLAGAVDAPVPVQSRRGCPVGCSYCSTPLIEGKVVRRRSPEAVAEWMARWAAEGFRRFYFVDNTFNLPAEYAAGLCGAILDAHLDIDWRCILVPTVVSAELAGLMARAGCREVSLGFESGSAALLGGMRKPFDPGDVRLAAERLRRAGIGRMGFLLLGGPGETEETARESFDFAESLELEALKITIGVRIYPGTELARVALGEGVIASEAELLHPRFYMARGLEDRLRALAARRQARNPGWIL
- a CDS encoding porin family protein is translated as MSKSMFPAVLVVLLFLAPAAAPAQDTAKAEVFGGYSYLRADPSDMSLHGWNAAATVNISEWFGITGDFSGHYGSPSVRGFEIPYLDVNSHTFMVGPKVTWRAETVAPFAHFLIGASRVSTSAFGYGDSATALAAAIGGGLDVRLTPSLSLRAVQVDYLMTRHDAGPQIFFSGIDDRQDNLRISAGLVFHFGD
- a CDS encoding ferritin family protein; the encoded protein is MEKTAEEVLKTAILLEHRGRAFYSTAARETRSEAVREFFTMMAEEEGRHIEFLSGQFAEFAKSGKFGPGTLETPGQDASAAAILSEKIQKEISAAGFEAAAISAAIGFENRAVEVYQQRASSAADPHERAAYQALADWERTHIHMLHRIDEDLKRQVWQDNNFWPF